The stretch of DNA ATCAATGTCAATTGCTAAAAGACCATGTCCTAAACTAAGCCCAATCAGTAAACCTAAGCTCACCGAAATAAACAAAAAGATCGTACCAATAAGTAAAAACTTGCTCACAAGTGTTATGTTCTCTAAACGGTAAAAGGTTAAAAAAACATTGAAACAAAAAATAAGCATCGAAAGATAGGTTATTACCGCACCATAGGGAATAAGCAGATGAAGTTCGCTAAAGCTAAATCCGCTGACCATCAATGAAAACCCAACAATGTACATGTAAAACTGAACATACGCAAAATCTTTGGAAAAAATGGGTGCTTCAAGCACAACCGGTAAAAGCTGGTACATCGCACCAAAAATGACCATCATTACAAAACCAAGCAGATAGAGATGTGAAAATGCAGCTAATGAAGATGAGATGATATAACCTGATATATCGGAGCTCATAAACAAAAGGGCGATACCACTAATGCTTAAAAAAATAATTCCTGCAATAAAAAAATGCGCTACCAACACAAATGGAGGTGCCATCTCGGTGGCAAGTGAGACTTTCATCTACTTAACCAGCACACTGTTTTTGGCTTAAATCAACTTTGTCACTCATCCCCTCTTTGTATGAAAAGATAAGTTGGAGTTTTCCACCTTCAAGCTCTGTGACATCAATGTCATAAAAAGGTTGCACTTTGGCAAGTAAACCAATGGGGGATCGATGGTTAATCATCACTACTTTCTTGTGTGGGCTATCCAAAAGCTCAAGTGCGATCATGGCATTCACCATAGGTTCCGGTGGTACGCACAATGAAGTGTCAAAGCTGATGTATTCTATACCCTCTTGGACATAAGAGAAAAAAGGAACCGTTGTGTTGTCTACATGTAAAAGTTTTGCATCGCTAGGGAAATGATTTGTATTCATGATTTCATCCTTATTTTTGATGAAACTATAATGCAATGAGAAGATAATTTCCTTAATCTACATCAAGAAAAAGATAAATATTGTCTTATTTAAAAAAAGAGGAAGAAAGAGCCTTTATTCAAGGCTCTTGTAGAAGCTATTAATGTAAGAAGTGTCTAACGCCTGTAAAGTAGAGTGCCATACCATGCTCATTGGCAGCGGCAATGACATCCTCATCACGAATGCTACCACCTGGTTCAATGATCGCTTTAACACCCGCTGCCGCTGCAGCATCAATGCTATCACGGAATGGGAAAAATGCTTCGCTTGCCAATGCAGCGCCACTCACATCAATGCCCATATCTTCGGCTTTGCGAAGAGCGGCTTTCGCGGCATCCACACGACTAGTCATACCCATACCAATTGCCACCATTGCGCTCTCTTTGACATAAACAACACAATTTGATTTGGTCAAACTTGCCACTTTATAGGCGATTTCAAGGTCACTCAACTCTTGTTTGGAAGCAGTTCTGCTTGTTAAACATTTTGCATTTTTGATCTCGTCGTTACCCACCATGTCGCTCTCTTGGAACACAAACCCACCATCGACATGCTTAAAGTCATACGCATCTTCGCTAAGAACAAGGTATTTGCTCTCTTGCGTAAAGATTTTGATACGCTTTTTAGCATCAAAAACATGTAAAGCATCTTCATCCACGTTTGCAGCGATGATGACTTCCACAAAAATTTCATTGATTTTTTCAGCCAAGGCTTTATTCAAAGTTCCATTGATTGCCACAACACCACCATAAGCAGAAACAGGGTCACATTTAAGTGCTTTAACGTACGAATCAAGTAGATTTTCACCAATTGCAAAACCACATGGATTGGCATGTTTAATGATACACACCGCAGGGGCGTCACCAAAAGATGCAGCAATTTTAACAGCACCGTTGATGTCTGTCATATTATTAAAGCTAGCTTCGCCTTTGAGGGTTTTAAAATTATTGGTAAAGAAGTAGTCAAACTCATACAATGCACCCTTTTGGTGTGGATTTTCACCATAACGGGTGTCAAATGCTTTGGTTCCAACGATGAACTGTTTTTCACCAAAACCGTTGTTAAAACGTTTGTTCATGTAGTTTGCGATCATGCTATCATACGCTCCCGTATGCTCAAACGCCTTAATCATCAAATCTCTTCTAAATTCTAAGCTATTCGCTCCCGATTTAAGTGCTTCAATGACTCTGTCATAATCCAAAACATCGGTAACGATTAGTACGTCATTAAAGTTTTTTGCTGCACTTCTCACCATCGCAGGACCACCGATGTCAATGTTTTCAATAATGTCATCAAAATCATCAGTCTTCGTAATGGTCTCTTTAAAAGGATAAAGATTCACGCACACAAGATCAATTCCCTCAATGCCATGCTCTTTTGCAACATTTACATGTAAAGGTAAATCCCTTCGGTGTAAAATTCCTCCATGAATCATCGGGTTGAGCGTTTTCACACGTCCGTCAAACATCTCAGGAAACTTAGTCACTTCGCTTATTTCAAGCGCACTAACACCCTCTTCTTTTAAAAGTTTATAGGTTCCACCTGTTGAAATGATCTCAAAACCCAACGCCACCAAATCCTTGGCGAACTCCACAATACCCGTTTTATCGCTGACACTAATTAACGCTCTCACACTCGTCCTTTTTATCATGTTAAATATTTGTTTATTTATTTATTTTACAATACGTTGGTTTTAGTAACGATTAAATACAATACCAACAAATTTTGGAGCCCTTAATGTCCCAACCACAAAAGTCGTCAAATCTCGTTTGGATAACACTATTTTTGTGTTGGCTTACAGCGATGATTGCAACACTGGGAAGTCTTTTTTTCAGTGAAGTTATGCTCTTCCCACCCTGTGTTATGTGTTGGTATCAGCGCATTTGTATGTACCCATTGGCCGTTATTTTTCTCGTCGCACTTTTGAGTAATGATAAAAATGTTTTCAAGTACGCCATGCCTCTTGTTCTACTTGGACTTTTCTTTGCAAGTTATCATAATTTACTCTATTACGGCATCTTACCAGAAGCTGTTGCACCTTGTTCACAAGGAGTTTCATGCACGAGTGATTACATTAACTGGTTTGGATTTATGACCATTCAGTTACTCTCTTTAGTTTCATTTGTTATTGTTTTTATCTTATTACTATTTTTAAAACGAAAGGCTTCTTAAACCATGAAAAAACAGACTCTTGTCATTGCATCTCTTTTTACCCTTGTGCTTCTTTTTGTAGGAGGAAGCTACTTCTATAAAAATGCTGACCACAGCATCGTAGGAGAAAAAACTTCAGCGCTGATGCGCCCACATGCCTATGTCATCGGAAACCCGAATGCTAAAACAACCATTGTGGAGTTTTTTGACCCAGCATGTGAGACATGTAAAAGTTTTTATCCGTTTGTGAAAAACATTCTCAAACAAAACCCCGATAAAATCAAACTCGTACTTCGTTACGCACCTTTTCATACAGACTCTTACTATGTCGTTGCGATGATTGAAGCAGCACGGTTGCAAGGCAAATACCTTGAAGCCCTCGAAGTAATCTACAAATACCAAGACAAATGGGCAAGCCACGGAACGCCTAATATTGCGCTTATTTGGGGATTTTTACCTGAAGTGGGCATTGACATCGAAAAATTACGGGACGATATGAAAAAACCAGAAATTGATGCGCTTATCAAACAAGATATCGCCGATACAAAGACGCTGGGAGTCAAAGCAACTCCAGAGTTTTTTGTCAATGGCAAACCACTGGTTAAATTTGGATTCAAAGAGCTTCAAGCACTGATTGAATCCGAACTTTAAGAGAAATTAGCCCTGTTTTTGGGGCGTAATTTCATTGTAGCCATGAAGCCTAATATCACGACGCCTTTGTGCGTCATGGCAACGTCTTTTTTCCACATCATTTTCTGGCACAAAGGTAGGCACAGGTGTTGGTCTTCCTTTGTCATCGACAGCGACCATTGTAAAGAAACAGCTGTTTGTATGCGTTGCAATCCCTTTTTGAATATTTTCTGCAATCACCTTAATACCGACTTCCATCGATGTTTTTCCTGTATAGTTAACACTGGCTAAAAACGTTACCAGCGTGCCTACCGGAATGGCTTGTTTAAAAATCACTTGGTCAACGGACATCGTAACAACATAACCACCACAATAGCGTGATGCGCACGCGTACGCTACTTGATCGAGAAGCTTTAACAAGTCTCCTCCGTGAACATTACCAGAGAAATTGGCTTTATCGGGTGTCATTAAAACAGACATACTGAGCGTATGTCGCTCAAAAGGCGTGGATAGCATCTAATTTTTTTCCTTTTTTATCATTTCATACGCTTCATTAATCTCTTGAAGCTTAGCAGTCGCAGCGTCAATGATATTTTTATCTTTGCCCTGCCCCATTAAAATATCGGGATGGTACTCTTTGACAAGAGCTCGATACTTCTTTTTTATGCTTTCCATATCTTCGCTTGGCTCTGCACCTAAAACTGCATAGGCATTTTTTATTCCCATCTGCGCGTGTGTTGCTTTATTGGCATAAAACTGTTCAAAAGAGGCAATCAATCTTTCAAAATCAGCCCGTTTAACGTCTAAAGCATTCGCTATATCTTCGGTAATCATAAATTCCGCTTGGGAAAACTCATTGTCTATAAACGCAAGATTGAGCAAGTATTCCATGACTTTAAGACGTTTGACATAGTCATTTTTAGTGAGTTTGAGGTATTTTTGTGAGACAATCAGTGTATTGTCAAAACTTTGCATCTCTTTTTGATAGATCTCTTTTAGCTCTTCACGAACACTTTCGCTATTTTCAAATACACGAGCAATATCGCTAAACGTCAGCTTCAAAAGCTCCGCTTCAAGTTCATTGACTCTGCCATCTGCCTTGGCTACTTTTGCCATGAGTGCGACTAAAAGCCCCGCCTCATGTTCAGCCAAATCACCTCTCAGTGTCTGCTTAACATCCATGTTAATATGTTGGTATGCCTCAGTTTGATAGTTTTTTGTCAGTAAATAAAATACAACGAGAACGACTGCAATAATGACGTAGGTCATTTTTTCACCTTTACATGTAAAACTTGGTTTATGAAAATATGTTACAATCATTACACTAAAAAAAAGGACAATTTTGATGTTTAATTTTGATGAGATCGTCGATAGAACCAAGACACCTTGCGAAAAATGGAACAAATATAAAGGCCAAGACGTCATCCCAGCATGGGTTGCTGATATGGATTTCAAATCACCTCCTTGCGTTATTGAAGCGCTTCAAAAAAGAGTGCAGGAGGGTGTTTTTGGCTACACCGATATCGATGATGAAACCTACGATGCGATGATTGCTTTTGTGAAACGTCACTATAACTGGGAAATCAAAAAAGAGTGGATTCTCTTTACTCATGGTGTTGTGAGTAGCATGAATATCGCCTGCATGGCGGTGGAAACTGCAAGTGTTATGACCACAACGCCTATTTATCCGCATTTTATCAAAGCACCCAAACATGCAAACAAAGAAGTTCTAGCCATTGCGATGAAAGAAGAGAACAAACGATGGGTGCTTGATTTTGAAGCGATGGAGAAAGCCATTAATCCTACATGTAAACTCTTTATGCTCTGCAATCCTTACAACCCCGCAGGAACTGTTTTTACATGTAAAGAACTTGAGAGTCTTGGGGATTTTTGTTTAAAACACGACCTTACCATCTGCTCCGATGAAATTCATGCCGATCTGCTTTTGAATCCAGAGACAAAACATATTCCTATCGCTTCACTGAGCGAGGCATTAGCGCAAAAAAGCATCACGCTGATGGCTCCGAGTAAAACGTTTAACATCGCAGGACTTCAAGCCTCATTTGCCGTTATTCCCAATGCTGAGCTTCGTAAAAATTTTAAAAGAACCATGGGAAGCATGGTCGGAGGGATCAATATTTTGGGAATTACTGCTCTTAAAGCAGCCTATCTTGAAGGTGATGCATGGCTGAGTGAGCTTCGTGTCTATTTAGCTGCAAATCTCAAAATGGTGCAAGACTTTGTGAGTAAAAATCCAAAACTCAAACTCCTAGGTCAAGAAGCAACATTTCTCGCATGGATCGACGCATCATCTTTACATGTAAAAAGCCCGTATGAATTTTTTGTACAGCATGGGGTTGGTCTAAGCGATGGGGAACCTTTTGGCAACAAAAATTTTGTACGATTAAACTTTGGAACCCAAAAAAGTGTTTTAGAAGAAATTTTAAAACGCATGCAAAAGGCAATGGATAGCTTATGAAAAAGTACTTACTAGGGCTTTTAACAGCCCTTAGCCTCTATGGTAGCACGCATATTGTAATCTTAGGTGATCCCCACCTTCCAGGGAAAAATCCTCAGATGAAAGAGCATGTATTAGAGCAGATCAATCAATGGAATGATGTCAATATGGTTGTAGCCATGGGCGATCTTTGCTCAAGAACAGGGACAGAGGAAGAGTATGCTTACGTCAAAGCCTATTTTTCAAAACTGACCAAGCCACTTTATGTCATTACAGGTAATCACGATTTTATCTACGCCGATGAACTGGGTAGCAATGAAAAATTGCAACACGCTCCTCGTGAAATTCAAGAAGCGAAACTAAAACGTTTTCAGACCACATTTAATCTTCCAAATCTTTACTACAGCATTGAAAAAGAAAACTACTTGCTTCTGTTCCTCTCCGCGGACAATCCCTCTCATCTAGCAGAGCTCTCTAAAGAACAGCTCACATGGATAGAGCATGAATTGCAAAAACACCCTAAAATGCCCACCATTGTTTTTTTCCATGCACCCTTGGATAACACACTTGAAACCTATAATCGTTGGGTCAATACACCCAATTTCGTAGCACAACCTAAAGAAAAAATCCAAAAGCTGATTCAGAGCAATCCTCAACTCTTTTTATGGATCAGTGGGCATACTCACACATCCGTAAAAGAGCCAAGTTTTGCCTCAACGATTAACCACTATGAACATGTAACCAACATCCACAACAGCGACATGAATAAAGAGGTTATCTGGACAAACTCTTTGTTTTTATATGACAATCATGTTACGATTAAAACATACAACCATACAGAAGAAAAATGGCTCGATCCGTTAGAGCGAACCATTTCTGTACCAAGATTTTAGGTAAAAATGGTTAATATGCCGCAGATTTTTATGAGGATTTGAATGAGACAGTACCTATTTGCACTTTGTTCTTGCCTGTTTTTGCTAAGCGGTTGTGCCCAAAAAGAGTTTACGCAAAACGCTCCAGAACTTCAGCTCAAAGACGATACTCCAAAACGTCAAGAAATCATAAAAAATGCGCTCAAACATCAAGGGAAAAACGATGGTGGCGACTGCTCAGGCTTTGTAAGTTTAGTGAATAAAGAAAGTATAGAGCCTTACTTTACAACCGCAGAACTCAATGGTTATTTTGAGGATGCCAGACGCTCACTTGCGATTTACAATCTTTTAGAAGATCAAAATCGTATCTATCAAGAAAAGCCAAGAATTGGCGACTTGATCTTTTTTGCCAATACCGTTAAAAAATATGTAAAAACAAAAAAAAGTGTCGAAAATATTACACATATTGGGATTATCACGAAAATTGACTCCGATGAGACAATCCACTTTATTCACCACACGAAAGGTAAAAATTTGATTAGCCAAATGAATCTTAACTATCCATCAATTGCAACGTACAATAATAAATCGGTCAACTCTTATATGGAAAAATGCGCCAAAAATGAGGGTCATCAATGTCTAGCACCTGCTTATTTTAGTGCTTATGGGAAAATAAAATGAAAAAATGGTTTGCTTTGAGTGTTGCAGCTCTTTTATTCACAGGATGTGTGCCAAAAACAGTAGAAACACCTACCGCATCTATGGCAGAAAATACTCCAAATGAGCAGAAAATGTATCTTGGAGAAAAACCTTCCAACGACTTTTTTCTAAGACAAGAACATGATAGCTTTGACTTGCGTCCTATGCCTGAACTCTCCAGACGTGAAGCTATTGTACACAATGCATTGATGTATTTAGGGAAGCGTGATGGAGGTGACTGCTCAG from Sulfurospirillum arsenophilum NBRC 109478 encodes:
- a CDS encoding MalY/PatB family protein translates to MFNFDEIVDRTKTPCEKWNKYKGQDVIPAWVADMDFKSPPCVIEALQKRVQEGVFGYTDIDDETYDAMIAFVKRHYNWEIKKEWILFTHGVVSSMNIACMAVETASVMTTTPIYPHFIKAPKHANKEVLAIAMKEENKRWVLDFEAMEKAINPTCKLFMLCNPYNPAGTVFTCKELESLGDFCLKHDLTICSDEIHADLLLNPETKHIPIASLSEALAQKSITLMAPSKTFNIAGLQASFAVIPNAELRKNFKRTMGSMVGGINILGITALKAAYLEGDAWLSELRVYLAANLKMVQDFVSKNPKLKLLGQEATFLAWIDASSLHVKSPYEFFVQHGVGLSDGEPFGNKNFVRLNFGTQKSVLEEILKRMQKAMDSL
- a CDS encoding disulfide oxidoreductase, with the translated sequence MSQPQKSSNLVWITLFLCWLTAMIATLGSLFFSEVMLFPPCVMCWYQRICMYPLAVIFLVALLSNDKNVFKYAMPLVLLGLFFASYHNLLYYGILPEAVAPCSQGVSCTSDYINWFGFMTIQLLSLVSFVIVFILLLFLKRKAS
- a CDS encoding metallophosphoesterase family protein, coding for MKKYLLGLLTALSLYGSTHIVILGDPHLPGKNPQMKEHVLEQINQWNDVNMVVAMGDLCSRTGTEEEYAYVKAYFSKLTKPLYVITGNHDFIYADELGSNEKLQHAPREIQEAKLKRFQTTFNLPNLYYSIEKENYLLLFLSADNPSHLAELSKEQLTWIEHELQKHPKMPTIVFFHAPLDNTLETYNRWVNTPNFVAQPKEKIQKLIQSNPQLFLWISGHTHTSVKEPSFASTINHYEHVTNIHNSDMNKEVIWTNSLFLYDNHVTIKTYNHTEEKWLDPLERTISVPRF
- a CDS encoding acyl-CoA thioesterase, translated to MLSTPFERHTLSMSVLMTPDKANFSGNVHGGDLLKLLDQVAYACASRYCGGYVVTMSVDQVIFKQAIPVGTLVTFLASVNYTGKTSMEVGIKVIAENIQKGIATHTNSCFFTMVAVDDKGRPTPVPTFVPENDVEKRRCHDAQRRRDIRLHGYNEITPQKQG
- the purH gene encoding bifunctional phosphoribosylaminoimidazolecarboxamide formyltransferase/IMP cyclohydrolase yields the protein MRALISVSDKTGIVEFAKDLVALGFEIISTGGTYKLLKEEGVSALEISEVTKFPEMFDGRVKTLNPMIHGGILHRRDLPLHVNVAKEHGIEGIDLVCVNLYPFKETITKTDDFDDIIENIDIGGPAMVRSAAKNFNDVLIVTDVLDYDRVIEALKSGANSLEFRRDLMIKAFEHTGAYDSMIANYMNKRFNNGFGEKQFIVGTKAFDTRYGENPHQKGALYEFDYFFTNNFKTLKGEASFNNMTDINGAVKIAASFGDAPAVCIIKHANPCGFAIGENLLDSYVKALKCDPVSAYGGVVAINGTLNKALAEKINEIFVEVIIAANVDEDALHVFDAKKRIKIFTQESKYLVLSEDAYDFKHVDGGFVFQESDMVGNDEIKNAKCLTSRTASKQELSDLEIAYKVASLTKSNCVVYVKESAMVAIGMGMTSRVDAAKAALRKAEDMGIDVSGAALASEAFFPFRDSIDAAAAAGVKAIIEPGGSIRDEDVIAAANEHGMALYFTGVRHFLH
- a CDS encoding DnaJ domain-containing protein: MTYVIIAVVLVVFYLLTKNYQTEAYQHINMDVKQTLRGDLAEHEAGLLVALMAKVAKADGRVNELEAELLKLTFSDIARVFENSESVREELKEIYQKEMQSFDNTLIVSQKYLKLTKNDYVKRLKVMEYLLNLAFIDNEFSQAEFMITEDIANALDVKRADFERLIASFEQFYANKATHAQMGIKNAYAVLGAEPSEDMESIKKKYRALVKEYHPDILMGQGKDKNIIDAATAKLQEINEAYEMIKKEKN
- a CDS encoding DsbA family protein, which translates into the protein MKKQTLVIASLFTLVLLFVGGSYFYKNADHSIVGEKTSALMRPHAYVIGNPNAKTTIVEFFDPACETCKSFYPFVKNILKQNPDKIKLVLRYAPFHTDSYYVVAMIEAARLQGKYLEALEVIYKYQDKWASHGTPNIALIWGFLPEVGIDIEKLRDDMKKPEIDALIKQDIADTKTLGVKATPEFFVNGKPLVKFGFKELQALIESEL
- a CDS encoding NlpC/P60 family protein codes for the protein MRQYLFALCSCLFLLSGCAQKEFTQNAPELQLKDDTPKRQEIIKNALKHQGKNDGGDCSGFVSLVNKESIEPYFTTAELNGYFEDARRSLAIYNLLEDQNRIYQEKPRIGDLIFFANTVKKYVKTKKSVENITHIGIITKIDSDETIHFIHHTKGKNLISQMNLNYPSIATYNNKSVNSYMEKCAKNEGHQCLAPAYFSAYGKIK